A stretch of the Asticcacaulis sp. ZE23SCel15 genome encodes the following:
- a CDS encoding N-acetylneuraminate synthase family protein has product MTDAISNLIGNIASTYATDTIFILGKGPSIDLIDPQIFAGSLVIAMNDAERIAPADISVFHAPWAADSVQANGLKSRAYLTSTQLKAPERSVVQLPHTPLTQESADLMMQRFQAGDLVIEDILFITALQVARKVAAVRGRPQTVYMVGLDFSYDGSQAYSERIDSDFSHARDADRKMVFNTQEFYFLNALYVLKGSEIEVRHVGTKSFSALSPTELNAQLGTPEPLEASDNIHKVDVIAELTTNHFGDRLRLERMIRSAKAAGADYIKLQKRDVESFYSAEQLKAPYVSPFGSTFGDYRHQLELSKDDFAFVDTLCKSLGMGWFASILDKPSFEFMMDVKPAMVKLPSTISEHTDYLEYVSKNYTGSVVLSTGMTDEAYERWVLDNFTACEKLILMQANSAYPTPAEDTNIAVVRRYHELSAQNPRIVPAFSSHDFGWLGSALAVAAGARMVEKHVKLGNTEWAHFDAVAVDLTTPAFKEYVDQIRLTERMVGSGEKRVNKSEHHKYRVAQA; this is encoded by the coding sequence ATGACGGACGCTATCTCGAACCTGATCGGAAACATCGCTTCGACATACGCCACCGACACGATCTTCATCCTCGGTAAAGGCCCGTCGATCGACCTGATTGACCCGCAGATTTTCGCGGGCTCGCTGGTCATCGCCATGAACGATGCTGAGCGCATAGCACCTGCCGACATCAGCGTATTCCACGCGCCGTGGGCCGCTGACAGCGTTCAGGCCAATGGCCTGAAATCGCGCGCCTACCTGACCTCAACGCAGCTCAAGGCACCTGAGCGTTCGGTGGTGCAACTGCCGCACACGCCGCTGACGCAGGAATCCGCTGATCTGATGATGCAGCGCTTTCAGGCTGGTGATCTGGTGATTGAGGACATTCTGTTCATCACCGCCTTACAGGTCGCCCGTAAAGTCGCGGCCGTCCGTGGCCGTCCGCAGACGGTGTACATGGTCGGGCTTGATTTTAGCTATGACGGCAGTCAGGCCTATAGTGAGCGCATCGACAGCGATTTTTCCCATGCCCGTGACGCTGACCGTAAGATGGTGTTCAACACGCAGGAATTCTATTTCCTGAACGCGCTCTATGTCCTTAAGGGCTCTGAGATCGAAGTTCGCCACGTCGGCACCAAATCGTTCAGTGCGCTTTCGCCTACCGAACTGAACGCGCAACTGGGCACGCCGGAACCGCTTGAGGCCAGCGACAATATCCATAAGGTCGATGTTATCGCAGAGCTGACCACCAACCATTTTGGCGACCGTTTGCGTCTTGAGCGCATGATCCGCTCCGCCAAGGCGGCGGGGGCGGACTATATCAAGCTGCAAAAACGCGATGTCGAAAGCTTCTATTCGGCTGAACAGCTCAAAGCCCCATATGTGTCGCCGTTTGGCTCGACCTTTGGCGATTACCGCCATCAGTTGGAACTGAGCAAGGACGACTTCGCGTTCGTTGATACCTTGTGCAAAAGCCTTGGCATGGGCTGGTTTGCGTCGATCCTTGATAAGCCGTCGTTTGAGTTCATGATGGATGTCAAACCGGCTATGGTGAAACTGCCGTCGACCATTTCCGAACACACCGATTATCTGGAATATGTCTCGAAAAATTATACCGGCTCGGTGGTGTTATCGACTGGCATGACCGACGAGGCCTATGAGCGCTGGGTGCTGGATAATTTCACGGCGTGCGAAAAGCTGATCCTGATGCAGGCCAATTCGGCCTATCCGACGCCCGCCGAAGACACCAATATCGCGGTGGTGCGACGCTACCACGAACTGTCGGCACAAAATCCGCGCATCGTACCGGCGTTTTCGAGCCATGATTTCGGCTGGCTGGGTTCGGCGCTGGCGGTTGCGGCGGGCGCGCGCATGGTCGAAAAGCACGTTAAGCTCGGCAATACCGAATGGGCGCACTTTGATGCCGTCGCGGTTGATTTGACAACTCCGGCCTTTAAGGAATATGTCGATCAGATCCGCCTGACGGAACGCATGGTTGGGTCCGGCGAAAAACGGGTCAACAAAAGCGAGCACCACAAATACCGGGTGGCGCAGGCTTAA
- a CDS encoding polysialyltransferase family glycosyltransferase, giving the protein MTERGRYDTIFLISTPIQYLMARLIVSAYFPGRHLAVVYRDGHDFRPIFDEIDARFLGPSPFDYMGFDEALASDLPRPKRLFISYRFYRFAVETYYRFKPEILCAYEDGFSLHIDHDYGNKSMHDRNPRYVISDAIKAVARATGLKPSARPKFVRLNRFQEVYSVFPDVVGFKAGTPHFSTRQAFKDNLFKPESQNTGQGECLFLSQPLSNLGMMTDPEYLRLLEAILADLSTRYDRVYFKPHPRDGEAVMSVIAGQPKCVPLPEFYSRMPAEFYLGHYPATDVYGFMSSTLFYVPAVFGTKAYTLAPLLDRWPGGNEKLRDYWQAMKPLLTKADVHDYAPEIVNR; this is encoded by the coding sequence ATGACTGAGCGGGGCCGATACGACACGATTTTTCTGATCAGCACGCCGATCCAGTATCTGATGGCGCGGCTGATTGTCTCGGCCTATTTTCCGGGGCGGCATCTGGCGGTGGTGTACCGTGACGGCCATGATTTTCGCCCCATTTTCGATGAGATAGACGCCCGGTTTTTAGGGCCGTCGCCGTTTGACTATATGGGTTTTGATGAGGCGCTGGCGTCTGACCTGCCGCGACCCAAACGCCTGTTCATCAGCTACCGGTTTTACCGCTTTGCGGTCGAGACCTATTACCGCTTTAAGCCCGAAATCCTGTGCGCCTATGAAGACGGCTTTTCACTGCATATCGATCATGACTACGGCAACAAATCCATGCATGATCGCAATCCGCGCTATGTCATTTCAGATGCGATCAAGGCCGTGGCGCGGGCCACCGGATTAAAACCTTCGGCGCGGCCCAAGTTCGTCCGGCTGAACCGCTTTCAGGAAGTCTACAGCGTCTTTCCCGATGTGGTCGGTTTTAAGGCCGGGACCCCGCATTTTTCAACGCGGCAGGCGTTTAAGGACAATCTGTTTAAGCCCGAATCCCAAAATACAGGTCAGGGCGAATGTCTGTTTCTGTCGCAGCCGTTGTCTAATCTGGGCATGATGACGGACCCGGAATATCTGCGCCTGCTTGAGGCCATATTGGCAGATCTGTCGACCCGCTATGACCGCGTCTATTTTAAGCCGCACCCCCGTGACGGTGAGGCGGTGATGAGCGTCATAGCAGGCCAGCCCAAATGCGTGCCCTTGCCCGAATTCTATAGCCGCATGCCCGCAGAGTTTTATCTCGGCCACTATCCGGCGACCGATGTGTACGGCTTTATGTCCTCGACCCTGTTTTATGTGCCGGCGGTGTTTGGTACTAAGGCCTATACACTGGCGCCGCTTCTGGATCGCTGGCCGGGGGGGAATGAAAAACTGCGCGACTACTGGCAGGCCATGAAGCCGCTGCTGACCAAGGCCGATGTCCACGACTATGCGCCGGAGATTGTTAACCGATGA
- a CDS encoding CatB-related O-acetyltransferase codes for MTVMPVELKVDAALLEQFRAAGILFSYDRAEIARGEGWLSQLETYTVKQPIRIEGPCAFYGGPYSPSRWFAGSGLCSMGAASYSHSPLPEGLTVGRYCSIGKGLRFIDFAHPTEWVSSSIAFFRPDNVPYLSPLYDALEARNGEFTPTAYDPRRGLGYPVIEHDVWIGDNVTLGLGVTIGTGAVIAANATVTKDVAPYAIVGGLPAKVLKYRFAPEVIEALLTSQWWTYAHADFAGLDYTQPLAFAEGVWDAVAAGRIAPWQPAVVELPGALDD; via the coding sequence ATGACCGTGATGCCGGTTGAGCTTAAGGTCGATGCGGCGCTGCTGGAACAGTTCCGGGCGGCGGGCATCCTCTTTTCCTACGACCGGGCGGAAATTGCCAGGGGCGAGGGCTGGTTGAGCCAGCTTGAGACCTATACCGTCAAACAACCGATCCGTATCGAAGGGCCGTGCGCCTTTTACGGCGGGCCCTATTCCCCCAGCCGCTGGTTTGCGGGCAGCGGCCTGTGCAGCATGGGGGCGGCGTCCTATTCTCATTCGCCATTGCCGGAGGGTTTGACGGTCGGGCGTTATTGTTCGATCGGCAAGGGCCTGCGCTTTATCGATTTCGCCCATCCGACCGAGTGGGTGTCATCGTCGATTGCGTTTTTCCGGCCGGATAATGTGCCGTATCTGTCGCCGCTATATGATGCGCTTGAGGCGCGCAATGGTGAATTTACACCGACGGCCTATGATCCGCGCCGGGGGCTTGGCTATCCGGTGATCGAGCATGATGTCTGGATCGGCGATAATGTGACGTTAGGTCTTGGCGTGACCATCGGCACTGGTGCGGTGATCGCCGCCAATGCGACCGTCACCAAGGACGTTGCGCCCTATGCCATAGTTGGCGGTCTGCCCGCCAAGGTTTTGAAATATCGCTTCGCGCCAGAGGTGATCGAGGCGCTTCTGACCTCACAGTGGTGGACCTATGCCCATGCTGATTTTGCGGGCTTAGACTACACCCAACCGCTGGCCTTTGCCGAAGGTGTGTGGGACGCGGTGGCGGCTGGCCGCATCGCGCCGTGGCAACCGGCTGTGGTGGAATTACCCGGAGCGTTGGATGACTGA